A stretch of the Mycobacterium sp. ITM-2016-00317 genome encodes the following:
- a CDS encoding fatty acyl-AMP ligase, translating to MSRFTEKMYRSAHTTGRGMVTGEPYEPVRHTWSEVHERAKRIAGGLAAAGVGLGDAVGVLAGFPVEIAPTAQGLWMRGASLTMLHQPTPRTDLVMWAEDTMNVIGMIEAKAVIVSEPFLVAIPVLEEKGIKVLTISDLLASEPIEPIEVGEDDLALMQLTSGSTGSPKAVQITHRNIYSNAEAMFIGAQYDVDKDVMVSWLPCFHDMGMVGFLTIPMYFGAELVKVTPMDFLRDTLLWAKLIDKYKGTMTAAPNFAYALFAKRLRRQAKPGEFDLSTLRFALSGAEPVEPADVEDLLDAGKPFGLDPGAILPAYGMAETTLAVSFSPCGAGLTVDEVDADLLAALRRAVPSTKGHTKRLAELGPLLTDLEARVIDDHGNVMPPRGVGVIELRGECVTPGYMTMGGFIPAQDEHGWYDTGDLGYLTEEGNVVVCGRVKDVIIMAGRNIYPTDIERAAGRVEGVRPGCAVAVRLDAGHSRETFAVAVESNNWQDPAEVRRIEHQVAHEVVAEVDVRPRNVVVLGPGSIPKTSSGKLRRSTSVSLVT from the coding sequence GTGAGCAGATTCACCGAGAAGATGTACCGCAGTGCCCACACCACCGGACGGGGCATGGTCACCGGAGAGCCTTATGAGCCGGTCCGCCACACCTGGAGTGAGGTGCACGAGCGAGCGAAGCGCATCGCGGGCGGCCTGGCCGCCGCGGGTGTGGGTCTCGGTGACGCCGTCGGCGTCCTCGCAGGCTTCCCGGTCGAGATCGCCCCGACGGCCCAGGGGCTGTGGATGCGCGGTGCCAGCCTCACGATGCTCCATCAGCCCACCCCGCGCACCGACCTGGTGATGTGGGCCGAGGACACCATGAACGTGATCGGCATGATCGAGGCCAAGGCTGTGATCGTGTCCGAGCCTTTCCTCGTCGCGATCCCGGTGCTCGAGGAAAAGGGCATCAAGGTCCTCACTATTTCCGACCTGCTGGCCTCCGAGCCGATCGAGCCGATCGAGGTCGGCGAGGACGATCTGGCGCTGATGCAGCTGACGTCCGGATCGACCGGATCTCCCAAGGCGGTGCAGATCACCCACCGCAACATCTACTCCAACGCCGAGGCGATGTTCATCGGCGCGCAGTACGACGTCGACAAGGACGTCATGGTCAGCTGGCTGCCCTGCTTCCACGACATGGGCATGGTCGGCTTCCTGACCATCCCGATGTACTTCGGCGCGGAGCTGGTCAAGGTCACGCCGATGGACTTCCTGCGGGACACGCTGCTGTGGGCCAAGCTCATCGACAAGTACAAGGGCACGATGACCGCGGCGCCGAACTTCGCCTATGCGCTGTTCGCCAAGCGGCTGCGCCGGCAGGCCAAGCCCGGCGAGTTCGACCTGTCCACGCTGCGGTTCGCGCTGTCGGGCGCCGAGCCCGTGGAGCCGGCCGACGTGGAGGACCTGCTGGACGCCGGCAAGCCCTTCGGCCTCGATCCGGGCGCGATCCTGCCGGCCTACGGCATGGCCGAGACCACGCTGGCCGTGTCGTTCTCGCCGTGCGGTGCGGGCCTGACGGTCGACGAGGTCGACGCCGATCTGCTCGCGGCGCTGCGCCGCGCGGTCCCCTCGACCAAGGGGCACACCAAGCGCCTCGCCGAGCTGGGACCGCTGCTGACCGACCTGGAGGCCCGGGTCATCGACGACCACGGAAACGTGATGCCGCCGCGCGGTGTCGGCGTGATCGAGCTGCGCGGAGAATGCGTCACGCCCGGCTACATGACCATGGGCGGCTTCATCCCGGCTCAGGACGAGCACGGCTGGTACGACACCGGTGACCTCGGCTATCTGACCGAGGAAGGCAACGTGGTGGTCTGCGGCCGCGTCAAGGACGTCATCATCATGGCCGGCCGCAACATCTACCCGACCGACATCGAACGGGCGGCCGGCCGCGTCGAGGGAGTGCGCCCCGGCTGCGCGGTCGCCGTGCGGCTGGATGCCGGGCATTCCCGCGAGACGTTCGCGGTGGCCGTGGAGTCCAACAACTGGCAGGACCCCGCCGAGGTGCGCCGCATCGAGCACCAGGTGGCGCACGAGGTGGTCGCCGAGGTCGACGTCCGTCCGCGCAACGTCGTCGTGCTGGGCCCGGGCAGCATCCCGAAGACCTCGTCGGGCAAGCTGCGCCGCTCCACCTCGGTCTCCCTGGTCACCTAG
- a CDS encoding 4-(cytidine 5'-diphospho)-2-C-methyl-D-erythritol kinase, with the protein MSARDGNTAADWVPTGSITVRVPGKVNLYLDVGDRRDDGYHELTTVFHAVSLLDEVTVRTADALSLELSGEGADELPTDHHNLAWQAAELIADHVGRAADVAISIEKTIPVAGGMAGGSADAAAVLVAINALWELGLPRRDLHALAAQLGSDVPFALHGGTALGTGRGEELATVLARNTFHWVLAFSPGGLSTATVFAEIDRLRAEQDRTLPPRLESPEPLLAALASGDPAALAPLLGNDLQPAALSLDPALRRTLRAGMAAGALAGVVSGSGPTCAFLCPSAGAAVDVGTELVGAGVCRTVRVASGPVQGARVVPSPSAAG; encoded by the coding sequence GTGTCCGCGCGCGACGGTAATACGGCAGCCGACTGGGTCCCCACCGGTTCGATCACGGTCCGGGTCCCGGGCAAGGTCAACCTGTACCTCGATGTCGGCGATCGCCGCGACGACGGCTACCACGAGTTGACCACGGTGTTCCACGCGGTCTCGCTGCTCGACGAGGTGACCGTGCGCACCGCCGACGCGCTGTCGCTGGAGTTGTCGGGGGAGGGCGCCGACGAGCTGCCCACCGACCACCACAATCTGGCGTGGCAGGCGGCCGAGCTGATCGCCGACCACGTGGGCCGCGCCGCGGACGTGGCGATCTCGATCGAGAAGACCATCCCCGTCGCGGGCGGGATGGCCGGCGGCAGCGCCGACGCCGCCGCGGTACTGGTGGCGATCAACGCGCTGTGGGAGCTCGGTCTGCCCCGGCGCGATCTGCACGCCCTGGCCGCCCAGCTCGGCAGCGACGTGCCGTTCGCGCTGCACGGCGGCACGGCGCTGGGCACCGGGCGGGGCGAGGAGCTGGCGACCGTGCTGGCGCGCAACACGTTTCACTGGGTGCTGGCGTTCTCGCCGGGTGGGCTGTCCACCGCGACGGTGTTCGCCGAGATCGACCGGCTCCGCGCCGAGCAGGACCGCACCCTGCCGCCGCGGCTGGAATCGCCGGAACCGCTGCTCGCCGCGCTGGCCTCCGGTGACCCGGCCGCACTGGCCCCGCTGCTCGGGAACGATCTGCAGCCTGCGGCGCTGAGTCTGGATCCGGCGCTGCGCCGCACGCTGCGCGCCGGGATGGCGGCGGGTGCGCTGGCGGGCGTGGTGTCCGGGTCGGGCCCGACCTGCGCGTTCCTGTGCCCGTCGGCCGGCGCCGCGGTCGACGTCGGCACCGAACTGGTCGGCGCAGGCGTGTGCCGAACGGTCCGGGTGGCCAGCGGGCCGGTGCAGGGTGCCCGGGTGGTGCCGAGCCCGTCCGCCGCTGGTTGA
- the rsmA gene encoding 16S rRNA (adenine(1518)-N(6)/adenine(1519)-N(6))-dimethyltransferase RsmA, translated as MTIRLLGRTEIRHLAKSIDFRPRKSFGQNFVHDANTVRRIVSASSVNRSDHVLEVGPGLGSLTLALLDRGAKVTAVEIDPVLATQLPTTIADHSHSEANRLTVLNRDILTFKKSDMTEMPTALVANLPYNVAVPALLHLLAEFPSIRTVMVMVQAEVAERLAAEPGGKDYGVPSAKVRFFGNVRRYGMVSPTVFWPIPRVYSGLVRIDRYETSPWPTDTEFREQVFELIDVAFAQRRKTSRNAFAEWAGSGNESASRLLAASIDPSRRGETLSINDFVRLLQRSADWHVVSKAQAEAEAQAEADAQTGDSVDAVEPAAADAQVPTS; from the coding sequence GTGACAATACGCCTGCTCGGACGAACTGAAATTCGGCATCTCGCCAAGTCGATCGACTTCCGCCCACGCAAGTCTTTCGGGCAGAACTTCGTTCACGACGCCAACACCGTGCGCCGCATCGTGTCGGCCTCGAGCGTCAACCGATCGGATCACGTCCTCGAAGTCGGACCCGGTCTGGGTTCGCTGACGTTGGCGTTGCTGGACCGTGGCGCCAAGGTGACCGCGGTGGAGATCGACCCTGTGCTGGCCACCCAGCTGCCGACCACCATCGCCGACCACTCGCACAGTGAGGCCAACCGGCTCACGGTGCTCAACCGGGACATTCTGACGTTCAAGAAGTCGGACATGACCGAGATGCCGACGGCGCTGGTCGCGAACCTCCCGTACAACGTCGCGGTGCCCGCCCTGCTGCACCTGCTCGCCGAGTTCCCGTCCATCCGCACCGTGATGGTGATGGTGCAGGCCGAGGTGGCAGAGCGGCTTGCCGCGGAGCCGGGCGGCAAAGACTACGGCGTCCCCTCCGCCAAGGTGCGGTTCTTCGGGAACGTCCGCCGCTACGGCATGGTGTCGCCGACGGTGTTCTGGCCGATCCCGCGCGTGTACTCGGGCCTGGTCCGTATCGACCGCTACGAGACCTCGCCCTGGCCGACCGACACGGAGTTCCGTGAGCAGGTCTTCGAGCTCATCGACGTGGCGTTCGCGCAGCGTCGCAAGACCTCGCGCAACGCCTTCGCCGAATGGGCGGGTTCGGGCAACGAGTCGGCCAGTCGGCTGCTCGCGGCCAGCATCGACCCGTCCCGTCGCGGCGAGACGCTGAGCATCAACGACTTCGTGCGACTGCTGCAGCGCTCCGCCGACTGGCACGTGGTGTCGAAGGCACAGGCAGAGGCCGAGGCGCAGGCAGAAGCCGACGCGCAGACGGGAGACAGCGTCGACGCCGTCGAACCTGCCGCGGCGGACGCGCAGGTGCCGACGTCCTGA
- a CDS encoding transglycosylase family protein, which translates to MNALNTLHRSRSPLLRVLVAVTLLALIFAGATAVATHKTVTLTVDGVSMSVPTMKSRVIDVVTENGFEVGERDDLHPAADTPVRQADTIVLRRGRPLDISTDGGGTEQMWTTASTVDEALAQLQMTDRAPVAASRGSRLPLDGMALPVVSPKNVQIDDGGQLRSVRLAAPNVAALLEAAGAPLQQSDNVYPAATAPVEDGMQIRVTRVRIAKVTERLPLVPNNQRIEDVTLNMSRQVVEDPGAPGVQDVTFAVATVNGVETGRLPVANVVITPARDGVLRVGAKPGTEVPPVASGHAWDALARCEAGGNWSINTGNGYFGGVQFDQNTWERNGGLRYAQRADLATREEQIAIAEITRARQGWGAWPTCSGRIGAS; encoded by the coding sequence TTGAATGCTCTGAACACGCTCCACCGCTCCCGTTCGCCGCTGCTGCGGGTCCTGGTGGCGGTGACACTGCTCGCCTTGATCTTCGCGGGTGCGACCGCGGTGGCCACGCACAAGACGGTGACCCTGACCGTCGACGGAGTGTCGATGTCGGTCCCGACGATGAAGTCCCGCGTGATCGACGTGGTAACTGAAAACGGCTTCGAGGTGGGCGAACGCGACGACCTCCATCCCGCCGCCGACACCCCTGTGCGCCAGGCCGACACCATCGTGCTGCGCCGCGGCAGGCCGCTGGACATCTCCACCGACGGCGGCGGCACCGAGCAGATGTGGACGACGGCTTCGACGGTCGACGAGGCACTGGCCCAGCTGCAGATGACCGACAGGGCGCCGGTGGCGGCCTCGCGCGGCAGCAGGCTCCCGCTGGACGGGATGGCGTTGCCCGTCGTCAGCCCGAAGAACGTGCAAATCGACGACGGCGGACAGCTGCGCTCGGTACGGCTCGCCGCGCCGAACGTGGCGGCCCTGCTCGAGGCCGCCGGTGCCCCCCTGCAGCAAAGCGACAATGTTTACCCGGCGGCGACGGCGCCCGTCGAGGACGGCATGCAGATCCGGGTCACCCGGGTGCGGATCGCGAAGGTGACCGAGCGCCTGCCGCTGGTGCCGAACAACCAACGCATCGAAGACGTGACACTGAACATGAGCCGACAGGTCGTCGAGGACCCGGGCGCTCCGGGCGTCCAAGACGTCACTTTTGCGGTCGCCACTGTCAACGGAGTGGAAACCGGCAGGTTGCCAGTAGCCAATGTTGTGATCACCCCGGCCCGCGACGGTGTGCTCAGGGTGGGTGCAAAACCCGGTACAGAGGTCCCTCCGGTGGCGAGCGGACACGCCTGGGACGCGTTGGCGCGCTGTGAAGCCGGAGGTAATTGGTCGATCAATACCGGCAATGGCTATTTTGGTGGCGTCCAATTTGACCAAAACACCTGGGAGCGAAACGGTGGTCTGAGGTATGCTCAGCGAGCGGATCTGGCAACAAGGGAAGAGCAGATCGCGATTGCTGAGATAACTCGGGCGCGCCAAGGTTGGGGGGCGTGGCCCACGTGTAGTGGGAGGATCGGTGCGTCGTGA
- a CDS encoding TatD family hydrolase → MWAVSAKREPPPVPEPLAPLIDAHTHLDACGARDGHDVTAILDRAASAGVQAVVTIADDLDSARWAVDATDWDPRVYAAVALHPTRANALTEEARTVVERLAGHPRVVAIGETGMDLYWPGRLEGCADPAEQREAFAWHIDLAKRTGKPLMIHNRDADAAVLDVLRAEGAPETVIFHCFSSDATMARTCVDAGWVLSLSGTVSFKNARDLREAARLVPPGQLLVETDAPFLTPHPFRGAPNEPYCLPYTVRALADVLGRSAQAIAEETSATAKRVYGLASCRS, encoded by the coding sequence GTGTGGGCCGTGAGTGCCAAGCGCGAGCCGCCGCCGGTCCCGGAGCCCCTCGCCCCGCTCATCGACGCCCACACCCATCTGGACGCCTGCGGTGCCCGCGACGGCCACGACGTGACGGCGATCCTCGACCGTGCCGCCTCGGCGGGCGTGCAGGCCGTCGTGACGATCGCCGACGACCTGGACTCCGCGCGCTGGGCCGTCGACGCGACGGACTGGGATCCGCGGGTGTACGCCGCGGTGGCGCTGCACCCGACCCGCGCCAACGCGCTGACCGAGGAAGCCCGCACGGTCGTCGAGCGCCTCGCGGGCCATCCCCGGGTCGTGGCGATCGGCGAGACCGGGATGGACCTGTACTGGCCGGGCAGGCTGGAGGGCTGCGCCGATCCCGCCGAGCAGCGCGAGGCGTTCGCCTGGCACATCGACCTGGCCAAACGCACCGGCAAGCCGCTGATGATCCACAACCGGGACGCCGACGCCGCGGTGCTGGACGTGCTGCGGGCCGAGGGTGCGCCCGAGACCGTGATCTTCCACTGCTTCTCGTCGGACGCGACGATGGCCCGCACCTGCGTGGACGCGGGCTGGGTGCTCAGCCTGTCCGGCACGGTGAGTTTCAAGAACGCCCGGGACCTGCGGGAAGCCGCCCGGTTGGTGCCGCCGGGGCAGCTGCTGGTCGAGACCGACGCGCCGTTTCTGACCCCGCACCCGTTCCGGGGCGCGCCGAACGAGCCCTACTGCCTCCCCTACACTGTGCGGGCGCTGGCCGACGTCCTCGGCCGGTCCGCACAGGCGATCGCGGAGGAGACCTCCGCAACGGCGAAGCGGGTGTACGGCCTGGCGAGTTGCCGGTCCTAG
- the metG gene encoding methionine--tRNA ligase produces MSEPYYVTTAIAYPNGDPHVGHAYEYIATDAIARFKRLDGFDVRFLTGTDVHGLKMAETAAKLGVPTAEFARANSDVFERLQEKLNISFDRFIRTSDADHYEASKALWTRMVDAGDIYLDKYSGWYSVRDERFFTEAETVVGDDGVRVAAETGTPVTWTEEETYFFRLSSYTDRLLALYAEHPEFIEPEVRRNEIVSFVSGGLRDLSISRTTFDWGVPVPDHPDHVMYVWVDALTNYLTGVGFPDTDSETFRRYWPAQLHMIGKDIIRFHAVYWPAFLMSAGIELPKKVFAHGFLFNRGEKMSKSIGNTVDPANLVDTFGLDQLRYFLLREVPFGQDGSYSEDGIIGRINADLANEFGNLAQRSLSMVAKNLDGATPRPGEFSPADRELLAAADALLEKVREHFAATAIHLALEAIWSVLGAANRYFSAQEPWVLRKTDPERFATVLYTTLEVVRIAALLSQPVMPDSAGKLLDLLGQPADERTFDAVATRLVPGTALPAPSGVFPRYQVD; encoded by the coding sequence ATGAGTGAGCCCTACTACGTCACGACGGCGATCGCCTACCCCAACGGCGATCCGCACGTCGGGCACGCCTACGAGTACATCGCCACCGATGCGATCGCCCGGTTCAAGCGGCTGGACGGCTTCGACGTCCGGTTCCTCACCGGCACCGACGTGCACGGGCTCAAGATGGCCGAGACGGCCGCCAAGCTGGGCGTGCCGACCGCCGAGTTCGCCCGCGCCAACTCGGATGTGTTCGAGCGGTTGCAGGAGAAGCTGAACATCTCCTTCGACCGGTTCATCCGCACCAGCGACGCCGACCACTACGAAGCGTCCAAGGCGCTGTGGACGCGCATGGTCGACGCCGGCGACATCTACCTGGACAAGTACTCGGGCTGGTACTCGGTGCGCGACGAACGCTTCTTCACCGAGGCCGAGACCGTCGTCGGCGACGACGGGGTGCGGGTGGCGGCCGAGACGGGCACGCCGGTCACCTGGACCGAGGAGGAGACCTACTTCTTCCGGCTGTCGTCCTACACCGACCGGCTCCTGGCCCTCTACGCCGAACACCCCGAGTTCATCGAGCCCGAGGTGCGCCGCAACGAGATCGTCAGCTTCGTCTCCGGCGGGCTGCGCGACCTGTCCATCTCGCGGACCACCTTCGACTGGGGCGTGCCGGTGCCGGACCACCCCGACCACGTGATGTACGTGTGGGTGGACGCGCTGACCAACTACCTGACCGGCGTCGGGTTCCCGGACACCGACTCCGAGACCTTCCGCCGCTATTGGCCGGCCCAGCTGCACATGATCGGCAAGGACATCATCCGGTTCCACGCGGTGTACTGGCCCGCGTTCCTGATGTCAGCGGGCATCGAACTGCCGAAAAAGGTGTTCGCCCACGGCTTTCTGTTCAACCGCGGCGAGAAGATGAGCAAGTCGATCGGCAACACCGTCGACCCCGCGAACCTCGTCGACACGTTCGGCCTCGACCAGCTGCGCTACTTCCTGCTGCGCGAGGTGCCGTTCGGCCAGGACGGCAGCTACAGCGAGGACGGCATCATCGGCCGGATCAACGCCGATCTGGCCAACGAATTCGGCAATCTCGCACAGCGATCGCTGTCGATGGTCGCCAAGAACCTGGACGGGGCGACGCCGCGGCCCGGGGAGTTCAGCCCGGCCGACCGCGAACTGCTCGCCGCGGCCGACGCGCTGCTGGAGAAGGTGCGTGAGCACTTCGCCGCGACCGCGATCCACCTTGCGCTGGAGGCGATCTGGTCGGTGCTCGGTGCGGCCAACCGTTACTTCTCCGCGCAGGAACCGTGGGTGCTGCGCAAGACGGACCCGGAGCGCTTCGCGACCGTGCTGTACACGACTCTGGAGGTGGTGCGCATCGCAGCCCTCCTGAGTCAGCCTGTGATGCCCGACTCGGCGGGCAAGCTGCTCGATCTGCTCGGCCAGCCGGCAGACGAGCGCACCTTCGACGCCGTCGCGACGCGGTTGGTTCCGGGAACCGCCCTGCCTGCGCCGTCGGGCGTCTTCCCCCGCTACCAGGTGGACTGA